One Deinococcus grandis DNA window includes the following coding sequences:
- a CDS encoding HAD family hydrolase, producing MTIRALFFDIGGVLLSNGWDREQRAVVAAQFGLDATDFNERHKLAVPELELGRMTLDEYLEQTVFCHPQTFTRDEFRAAMEAQSTPHEGALALARDLSARHRLYALNNEGRDLNDQRIRTYGLSDFLLAFFTSSTLELMKPNPAIYRAALTLAAVAPHEAVMIDDRAQNTEAARRVGMHAVRYENAAQLREELAALGVE from the coding sequence ATGACCATCCGCGCCCTCTTCTTCGACATCGGCGGTGTGCTGCTCAGCAACGGCTGGGACCGCGAGCAGCGCGCCGTCGTCGCCGCGCAGTTCGGGCTGGACGCCACGGACTTCAACGAGCGGCACAAGCTGGCCGTGCCCGAGCTGGAGCTGGGCCGCATGACCCTGGACGAGTACCTGGAGCAGACCGTGTTCTGCCACCCGCAGACCTTCACGCGGGACGAATTCCGCGCGGCGATGGAAGCGCAGAGCACCCCGCACGAAGGCGCCCTGGCCCTCGCCCGCGACCTGTCGGCGCGGCACCGCCTGTACGCCCTGAACAACGAGGGCCGCGACCTGAACGACCAACGCATCCGCACCTACGGCCTCAGCGACTTCCTGCTGGCGTTCTTCACGTCCTCCACGCTGGAACTCATGAAACCCAACCCCGCCATCTACCGCGCCGCCCTGACGCTGGCCGCCGTCGCCCCGCACGAAGCCGTCATGATCGACGACCGCGCCCAGAACACCGAAGCCGCCCGCCGGGTCGGCATGCACGCTGTCCGCTACGAGAACGCCGCGCAGCTCCGGGAGGAACTGGCGGCGCTGGGTGTGGAGTAA
- the polA gene encoding DNA polymerase I has product MTSAAPDTLVLIDGHALAFRSYFALPPLTNKQGETTNAILGFLRLTLRLARQRSNQVIVVFDPPVKTFRHEQFDGYKSGRAETPADLPGQINRIREIVDAIGFPRLEEPGYEADDVIASLTRKAEGTGMQVRIVTSDRDAYQLLDDHVRVITNDFRLIGPAEVLEKYGVTVGQWVDYRALTGDASDNIPGAKGIGPKTAAKLLQEYGTLEGIYAAAKAGTLKPDGTRQKLLDSEEAVEFSHRLSCMVTDLPLDVQLGAGRLPGNPERLHELLTELDLHSIKRDVAALDGIESVLSVPDAVNDSTHRDAPHDAPDAAVVPATPALTIQTAEWRTPAQGVIWGYRLSREDDLTAALVDAATLELDGTTGTVRTAPTTEPAEWRKAEVYAQPGGLFDHPDEPAAPLTKTQQKAAEKARKEQEKAAAKLREQYPATVDDAQFVAQRTVTAAAAKALATHLSVRGTSVEPGDDPLLMAYLLDPANTTMSAVTQRYLNVPWPDDAAGRAAITAQLLDLLPPLLDDTRRTLYDDMEQPLSAVLARMEVRGVRLDSEYLRGLSAATGARLSTLETQIHSLAGREFQIRSRDQLEAVLYDELGLASGKKTKLTGKRSTAVAALEPLRDEHPIIPALLEYRELEKLRGTYLDPLPNLVNPRTGRLHTTLAQAAVATGRLSSLNPNLQNIPIRSETGREIRKGFIADPGHCLISADYSQIELRLLAHIADDPLMQQAFQEGADIHRRTAAQVLGLNEGTITPDQRRAAKTVNFGVLYGMSAHRLSGDLGIPYADAAGFIETYFATYPGIRAYIDRTLEFGRQHGYVETLYGRRRYVPELVATNRTLREAGERLAYNMPIQGTAADIIKLAMITLERELQGTGARLLLQVHDELLLEAPEDKAEEISDTVRRIMEGAASLTVPLAVEVGVGPNWYDTK; this is encoded by the coding sequence ATGACCTCCGCCGCCCCCGACACCCTGGTGCTGATCGACGGCCACGCCCTGGCGTTCCGCTCGTATTTCGCGCTGCCTCCCCTCACGAACAAGCAGGGCGAGACCACCAACGCCATCCTGGGCTTTCTGCGCCTCACGCTGCGCCTCGCCCGGCAGCGCAGCAATCAGGTCATCGTGGTGTTCGACCCACCCGTGAAGACCTTCCGGCACGAGCAGTTCGACGGGTACAAGTCCGGCCGCGCCGAGACGCCCGCCGACCTGCCCGGCCAGATCAACCGCATCCGCGAGATCGTGGACGCCATCGGCTTCCCCCGCCTGGAAGAACCCGGCTACGAGGCCGACGACGTGATCGCCAGCCTGACCCGCAAGGCCGAGGGGACCGGCATGCAGGTCCGGATCGTCACCAGCGACCGCGACGCGTACCAGCTGCTCGACGACCACGTGCGTGTCATCACGAACGACTTCCGTCTGATCGGCCCGGCCGAGGTGCTCGAAAAGTACGGCGTGACGGTGGGGCAGTGGGTGGACTACCGCGCGCTGACCGGCGACGCCAGCGACAACATCCCCGGCGCGAAGGGCATCGGCCCGAAAACCGCCGCCAAGCTGCTTCAGGAGTACGGCACGCTGGAGGGCATCTACGCCGCCGCGAAGGCCGGCACACTGAAACCCGATGGGACGCGCCAGAAACTCCTCGATTCCGAGGAAGCCGTGGAGTTCAGCCACCGGCTGTCCTGCATGGTCACGGACCTCCCGCTGGACGTGCAGCTCGGCGCGGGCCGCCTGCCGGGCAACCCGGAGAGGCTGCATGAGCTGCTGACCGAGCTTGACCTGCACTCCATCAAGCGGGACGTGGCGGCCCTGGACGGCATCGAGAGTGTCCTGAGCGTCCCCGACGCGGTGAACGACAGTACCCACCGCGACGCGCCCCACGACGCCCCAGACGCTGCCGTCGTGCCCGCCACCCCGGCCCTCACCATCCAGACCGCCGAGTGGCGCACCCCCGCGCAGGGCGTCATCTGGGGCTACCGCCTGTCCCGCGAGGACGATCTGACCGCCGCCCTCGTGGACGCCGCCACCCTCGAACTCGACGGCACGACCGGCACCGTCCGCACCGCGCCCACCACCGAACCTGCCGAGTGGCGCAAAGCCGAGGTGTACGCCCAGCCCGGCGGCCTGTTCGACCACCCCGACGAACCCGCCGCGCCCCTCACCAAAACCCAGCAGAAGGCTGCCGAGAAGGCCCGCAAGGAGCAGGAGAAGGCCGCCGCGAAACTCCGCGAGCAGTACCCCGCGACGGTGGACGACGCGCAGTTCGTCGCGCAGCGCACCGTCACCGCCGCCGCCGCCAAGGCCCTCGCCACGCACCTCAGCGTGCGCGGCACCAGCGTCGAACCCGGCGACGACCCCCTGCTGATGGCGTACCTGCTCGACCCCGCCAACACCACCATGAGCGCCGTCACCCAGCGGTACCTGAACGTCCCCTGGCCCGACGACGCCGCCGGACGCGCCGCGATCACCGCGCAACTCCTCGACCTCCTGCCGCCCCTGCTGGACGACACCCGCCGCACGCTGTACGACGACATGGAACAACCCCTGTCCGCCGTCCTGGCGCGCATGGAAGTGCGCGGTGTGCGCCTGGACAGCGAGTACCTGCGCGGCCTCTCCGCCGCCACCGGCGCGCGCCTGAGCACCCTGGAAACCCAGATCCACTCGCTGGCCGGACGCGAATTCCAGATCCGCAGCCGCGACCAGCTCGAAGCCGTCCTGTACGACGAACTCGGCCTCGCCAGCGGCAAGAAGACCAAACTCACCGGCAAACGCAGCACCGCCGTCGCCGCCCTCGAACCCCTCCGGGACGAGCACCCCATCATCCCCGCCCTGCTCGAATACCGCGAACTGGAAAAACTGCGCGGCACGTACCTCGACCCCCTCCCGAACCTCGTCAACCCCCGCACCGGCCGCCTGCACACCACCCTCGCGCAGGCCGCCGTCGCCACCGGCCGCCTCAGCAGCCTCAACCCCAACCTGCAGAACATCCCCATCCGCAGCGAGACCGGCCGCGAGATCCGCAAGGGCTTCATCGCCGACCCCGGCCACTGCCTGATCAGCGCCGACTACTCGCAGATCGAACTGCGCCTCCTGGCGCACATCGCCGACGATCCCCTCATGCAGCAGGCCTTCCAGGAGGGCGCGGACATCCACCGCCGTACCGCCGCGCAGGTCCTCGGCCTGAACGAGGGAACCATCACCCCCGATCAGCGCCGCGCCGCCAAGACCGTCAACTTCGGCGTGCTATACGGCATGAGCGCCCACCGCCTCTCGGGCGACCTCGGCATCCCCTACGCGGACGCCGCCGGATTCATCGAAACGTACTTCGCCACGTACCCCGGCATCCGCGCGTACATCGACCGCACCCTCGAATTCGGCCGCCAGCACGGCTACGTCGAGACCCTCTACGGCCGCCGCCGCTACGTCCCCGAACTCGTCGCCACCAACCGCACCCTGCGCGAAGCCGGGGAACGCCTCGCGTACAACATGCCCATCCAGGGCACCGCCGCCGACATCATCAAACTCGCCATGATCACCCTGGAACGCGAACTCCAGGGCACCGGCGCCCGCCTCCTGCTACAGGTGCACGACGAACTGCTCCTCGAAGCCCCCGAAGACAAAGCCGAGGAGATCAGCGACACCGTGCGCCGCATCATGGAAGGTGCCGCCAGCCTCACCGTGCCCCTCGCCGTCGAAGTCGGCGTCGGACCGAACTGGTACGACACGAAATAA
- a CDS encoding metal-binding protein, translated as MPSGRVHNLINIAAYSVLAAGALYATRQDLLVVTPAQALNFTLAYAAGTFLLSPDLDLAEGKVDSKRHWGVLGVLWVPYGMLFSHRGWSHSWVIGPLTRLLYVALIAALIVGLVRFIAPDLQMPTIPQPIAWKVVLPLLIGYYLSQWLHLIADGVRPDHGLRKSYRKVRGR; from the coding sequence ATGCCCAGCGGACGAGTCCACAACCTGATCAACATCGCCGCGTACAGCGTCCTGGCCGCCGGCGCCCTGTACGCCACCCGGCAGGACCTGCTGGTCGTCACGCCCGCCCAGGCGCTGAACTTCACGCTGGCGTACGCCGCCGGGACGTTCCTGCTCTCCCCGGACCTGGACCTCGCGGAAGGGAAGGTGGACAGCAAACGCCACTGGGGCGTCCTGGGCGTCCTGTGGGTACCGTACGGCATGCTGTTCAGCCACCGCGGCTGGTCGCACAGCTGGGTGATCGGCCCGCTGACCCGCCTGCTGTACGTCGCGCTGATCGCCGCCCTCATCGTGGGCCTCGTGCGGTTCATCGCGCCGGACCTGCAGATGCCGACCATCCCTCAGCCCATCGCGTGGAAGGTCGTGCTGCCCCTGCTGATCGGGTACTACCTCAGCCAGTGGCTGCACCTGATCGCCGACGGCGTCCGCCCCGACCACGGGCTGCGCAAGAGTTACCGCAAGGTCCGGGGCCGCTGA
- a CDS encoding S8 family serine peptidase: MTHLFGKAGLLVAALALTACDQLNTAGVGVQDRTVALGLRAQQDVTVPFSGSWRIVEYPSWVRVSKSAGTGAVALSVAAVRQDATPVAADQAQLSGVIRVAWTTGSGADAKNGTALWAVTAQQYELTGRLSAPAAVTGGDVVTSAPGPAAVTPEARGVIVKYRAGLNAQSAQGGSGTLRADVRGRERLRAAGLSVQRHTPLGERIAALDVADVKGALAALRADPDVEYAVPNAVLRTQAMNTQALATPVTPTDQFAPLQWAYSLLGYGAVWRDMEAGAYSRAVTVAVIDTGVRFDHPDLAGALWGPTEGALDVITDTSNGDGTGADTDPTDPSVPGRTTGSHGTHVTGIVAARWGQNSGVCEGCSPSGVVGAAYKANVKVLPVRVIDAGGNAAEADVTQGIRYAAGLPVTLDGVTYRSPHPAQVINLSLGGAISAADARPMCDAIAEARAAGSLVVAAAGNGYGTVPYYPAACDGAVAVGSVTLSGASAPMHSAFSNAYPQVQLAAPGGADPGSGATFNGGTFNGAPFPDMILSTGWNYVKDAPNYEAEVGTSQASPQVAALAALLLSKGVTTGPEDTLARLRDTATDLGAAGRDDRFGFGMINAAAALNAPQVSSGLGVRVQSSRGLSFQPALDSTGAFRAFLGEGTYQVVAGSDVNGNGVYGESGETRDERAVTLSEAAPRVALGDLSPR; the protein is encoded by the coding sequence ATGACTCATCTCTTCGGGAAGGCAGGACTGCTCGTGGCGGCGCTGGCCCTGACGGCCTGCGACCAGTTGAACACCGCCGGTGTGGGCGTGCAGGACCGCACGGTCGCGCTGGGTCTGCGCGCGCAGCAGGACGTGACGGTGCCGTTCAGCGGCAGCTGGCGGATCGTGGAGTACCCGTCCTGGGTGCGGGTGTCGAAGTCGGCGGGGACGGGCGCGGTCGCGCTGTCGGTCGCGGCGGTCCGGCAGGACGCCACGCCGGTCGCGGCGGATCAGGCGCAGCTCAGCGGTGTGATCCGGGTCGCGTGGACGACCGGCAGCGGCGCGGACGCGAAGAACGGCACGGCGCTGTGGGCGGTGACGGCGCAGCAGTACGAGCTGACGGGCCGCCTGAGTGCCCCGGCGGCAGTGACGGGCGGGGACGTGGTCACGAGCGCGCCTGGCCCGGCGGCGGTCACGCCGGAGGCGCGGGGCGTGATCGTGAAGTACCGCGCGGGCCTGAACGCGCAGTCGGCGCAGGGCGGTTCAGGAACCCTGCGGGCGGACGTGCGGGGCCGGGAGCGGCTGCGCGCGGCGGGCCTGAGCGTGCAGCGGCACACGCCGCTGGGCGAACGGATCGCCGCGCTGGACGTGGCGGACGTGAAGGGCGCACTGGCGGCGCTGCGGGCCGATCCGGACGTGGAGTACGCCGTGCCGAACGCCGTGCTGCGCACCCAGGCAATGAACACACAGGCGCTCGCCACGCCGGTCACGCCGACCGATCAGTTCGCGCCGCTGCAGTGGGCGTACTCGCTGCTGGGCTACGGCGCGGTCTGGCGGGACATGGAGGCCGGCGCGTACAGCCGCGCGGTGACGGTCGCGGTGATCGACACCGGGGTGCGCTTCGATCACCCGGATCTCGCGGGGGCGCTGTGGGGGCCGACCGAGGGCGCGCTGGACGTCATCACGGACACGAGCAACGGCGACGGGACCGGTGCGGACACCGACCCGACCGATCCGTCCGTGCCGGGCCGCACGACCGGCAGTCACGGCACGCACGTGACCGGCATCGTCGCCGCCCGCTGGGGGCAGAACAGCGGCGTGTGCGAGGGGTGCAGCCCCAGCGGCGTGGTGGGCGCCGCCTACAAGGCGAACGTGAAGGTGCTCCCGGTCCGGGTGATCGACGCGGGCGGGAACGCCGCAGAGGCGGACGTCACGCAGGGCATCCGCTACGCGGCGGGCCTGCCGGTCACGCTGGACGGCGTGACGTACCGCTCGCCGCACCCGGCGCAGGTGATCAACCTGAGTCTGGGCGGCGCGATCAGCGCCGCGGACGCGCGGCCCATGTGCGACGCGATCGCCGAGGCCCGCGCGGCCGGGTCACTGGTCGTCGCGGCGGCCGGGAACGGGTACGGGACGGTGCCGTACTACCCGGCGGCGTGTGACGGGGCGGTGGCGGTGGGCAGCGTGACGCTGTCCGGGGCGAGCGCGCCGATGCACTCGGCGTTCAGCAACGCGTACCCGCAGGTGCAGCTGGCCGCGCCGGGCGGCGCGGACCCGGGCAGCGGCGCGACCTTCAACGGCGGGACGTTCAACGGCGCGCCGTTCCCGGACATGATCCTGTCGACCGGCTGGAACTACGTGAAGGACGCCCCGAACTACGAGGCGGAGGTCGGCACGAGTCAGGCGAGTCCGCAGGTGGCGGCGCTGGCGGCGCTGCTGCTCAGCAAGGGCGTCACGACCGGCCCGGAGGACACGCTGGCGCGCCTGCGCGACACGGCGACAGATCTGGGCGCGGCGGGCCGCGACGACCGGTTCGGGTTCGGGATGATCAACGCGGCGGCGGCGCTGAACGCCCCGCAGGTGAGCAGCGGCCTGGGCGTGCGCGTGCAGAGCAGCCGGGGCCTGAGCTTCCAGCCGGCGCTGGACAGCACCGGGGCGTTCCGGGCGTTCCTGGGCGAGGGCACGTATCAGGTCGTGGCGGGTTCGGACGTGAACGGCAACGGCGTGTACGGCGAGAGCGGCGAGACGCGCGACGAGCGGGCCGTGACCCTCTCGGAGGCGGCGCCGCGCGTGGCGCTGGGTGACCTCAGCCCCCGCTGA
- a CDS encoding lipid II:glycine glycyltransferase FemX has protein sequence MRLNLVETTDPRVYDDAVRHLPITSALQGWGYGEARRQLGQTPARYLIQQEGRTVGALQLIRKRLVPGFSTLYAPRGPALESLDLLPGVADAVKRVARPTDALLKIEPPVPFLAAEGVTLPDAYGPFRRADTEQPEHTIVADLTRSEDELFAGLHSMARRNVRTAQKLGVVAGRDDDFDAFWEIFTATNERAQLGAFPREYYETMLREGNAHGGEAYIVLSRYQGRALAGGFFLAMGKGTYYLFGGSVRDDRTNEDGSPLKDAKAPDAFYWNAMLDAKQRGYELFDFWGIPRVLDESKHSYGVFKMKLKFSEQRVWYPAYDLNLNPAAPAIVKALRWRKTQNNLRKRGSADDVL, from the coding sequence GTGCGCCTGAACCTCGTGGAAACCACCGACCCGCGCGTCTATGACGACGCCGTGCGGCACCTGCCCATCACCAGTGCCCTGCAGGGCTGGGGCTACGGTGAGGCCAGGCGGCAGCTCGGGCAGACCCCCGCCCGGTACCTCATCCAGCAGGAGGGCCGCACCGTCGGCGCGCTGCAACTGATCCGCAAGCGGCTCGTGCCGGGCTTCAGCACCCTGTACGCCCCGCGCGGCCCCGCCCTGGAGAGCCTGGACCTGCTGCCGGGCGTCGCGGACGCCGTCAAGCGCGTCGCGCGGCCCACCGACGCCCTGCTGAAGATCGAACCGCCCGTGCCGTTCCTGGCCGCCGAGGGCGTCACGCTGCCCGACGCCTACGGCCCGTTCCGCCGCGCCGACACCGAGCAGCCCGAACACACCATCGTCGCGGACCTGACCCGCAGTGAGGACGAACTCTTCGCGGGCCTGCATTCCATGGCGCGGCGCAACGTCCGCACCGCGCAGAAACTCGGCGTGGTCGCCGGACGGGACGACGACTTCGACGCGTTCTGGGAGATCTTCACCGCCACGAACGAACGCGCCCAGCTGGGGGCCTTCCCCCGCGAGTACTACGAGACCATGCTCCGCGAGGGGAACGCCCACGGCGGCGAGGCGTACATCGTCCTGTCCCGCTACCAGGGCCGCGCGCTGGCCGGCGGTTTCTTCCTGGCGATGGGCAAGGGCACCTACTACCTGTTCGGCGGCAGCGTCCGCGACGACCGCACGAACGAGGACGGCAGCCCCCTGAAAGACGCCAAGGCCCCCGACGCCTTCTACTGGAACGCCATGCTGGACGCCAAGCAGCGCGGCTACGAACTGTTCGACTTCTGGGGCATCCCGCGCGTCCTCGACGAGAGCAAACACTCGTACGGGGTGTTCAAGATGAAACTGAAGTTCAGCGAGCAGCGCGTCTGGTACCCCGCGTACGACCTGAACCTGAACCCCGCCGCGCCCGCCATCGTGAAGGCCCTGCGCTGGCGCAAGACGCAGAACAACCTCCGCAAGCGCGGCAGCGCCGACGACGTGCTGTAA
- a CDS encoding peptidylprolyl isomerase: MKQFLLTALLLSGAALAQTDTTAPATPAPVTTPAPAATPAPVTAPASADMTAAVIVARVGKVSYTLADYDRAFRLAVARVLNGQGIPFEESYVAQFAEARADFLKQFVRDRAVEQLARASGAPDAAQIDSQMQEARADFETDAEFQEALSATGYGSPDDLRAELERRAVVGAYLEKVQGRFTFGDALVGGFYNLHRAEFQRDPEACVKHILVPTQAEAQAVAKELAGGADFAAVAKARSQDPGSAAQGGDLGCFGPGEMVASFDAASFKGPLIQVQTVQSQFGWHLVLVTKRTEAGVMPLAEAAPLIRAKLSSEAAQKYLDTQVAKLGGESFPATVTVQPADK; encoded by the coding sequence GTGAAACAATTCCTGTTGACTGCCCTGCTGCTGTCCGGGGCTGCCCTGGCTCAGACCGACACGACCGCGCCCGCGACGCCCGCCCCGGTCACCACGCCTGCGCCCGCCGCCACGCCAGCTCCGGTCACGGCGCCCGCGAGCGCCGACATGACGGCCGCGGTGATCGTCGCGCGGGTCGGGAAGGTCAGTTACACGCTGGCGGACTACGACCGGGCCTTCCGGCTGGCGGTCGCGCGGGTCCTGAACGGTCAGGGCATTCCCTTCGAGGAGTCGTACGTCGCGCAGTTCGCCGAGGCCCGCGCGGACTTCCTGAAGCAGTTCGTGCGTGACCGCGCCGTCGAGCAGCTCGCGCGGGCGTCCGGCGCGCCCGACGCGGCGCAGATCGACTCGCAGATGCAGGAGGCCCGCGCGGACTTCGAGACCGACGCGGAATTTCAGGAGGCGCTGAGCGCCACCGGCTACGGCAGCCCGGACGACCTGCGTGCCGAATTGGAACGCCGCGCGGTCGTGGGCGCGTACCTGGAGAAGGTGCAGGGGCGTTTCACGTTCGGGGACGCGCTGGTGGGCGGGTTCTACAACCTGCACCGCGCCGAGTTCCAGCGTGACCCGGAAGCGTGCGTGAAGCACATCCTGGTCCCCACGCAGGCCGAGGCGCAGGCTGTCGCGAAGGAACTCGCGGGCGGCGCGGACTTCGCGGCGGTCGCGAAGGCCAGGAGTCAGGATCCGGGCAGCGCCGCGCAGGGCGGCGACCTGGGCTGCTTCGGCCCCGGCGAGATGGTCGCGTCCTTCGATGCGGCCAGCTTCAAGGGCCCGCTGATTCAGGTGCAGACCGTGCAGTCGCAGTTCGGCTGGCACCTCGTGCTCGTCACGAAACGCACCGAGGCGGGCGTGATGCCCCTGGCGGAGGCCGCGCCGCTGATCCGCGCGAAGCTGTCCAGCGAGGCCGCGCAGAAGTACCTGGACACCCAGGTCGCCAAGCTGGGCGGCGAGAGCTTCCCGGCCACGGTGACGGTCCAGCCCGCCGACAAGTAA
- a CDS encoding methylmalonyl-CoA mutase family protein: protein MKSKNEWMQSVYSPAAQKFPERKYNFKNLSDMEPEPIYTADDLKDWDAERDLGYPGEFPYTRGVQPSVYRGKLWTMRMFAGFGSAEQTNERFHALLKAGQTGLSTAFDLPTLMGYDSDHPFSKGEVGKCGVAVSSLADMEILFQGIDPTQVTTSMTINSPANAIWAMYIANAQKQGKDLGQVGGTIQNDILKEFIAQKEFIYPPAPSVKLVIDTFEWGPKVLPKWNFISVSGYHIREAGATGVQELAFTLADGFHYVEKALERGLNIDEFAPRISFFWDIHNDFFEEIAKLRAARRIWARQMRDHYGAKNPRSWMLRTHSQTAGVSLPAQQPLNNIARVAIQALAAVLGGTQSLHTDSFDEALALPTEEAATIALRTQQIIAYETGVAGVVDPLAGSYYVEKLTDDIEAAAMGYIEQIRLMGGVEAGIDSGFFQLEMAEAAYRYQREVESRDRIVVGVNDFVQDAVEVPIQLIDPQVERVQEARLAQVRRERDPQRVQAALDALRDTAVTGANSMPAFLECAHAYCTLGEQMDILKTVYGEYVEPAIV from the coding sequence ATGAAAAGCAAGAACGAGTGGATGCAGAGCGTCTACAGCCCCGCCGCGCAGAAGTTCCCCGAGCGCAAGTACAACTTCAAGAACCTCTCGGACATGGAGCCCGAACCCATCTACACCGCAGACGACCTGAAGGACTGGGACGCCGAGCGGGACCTGGGCTACCCCGGCGAGTTCCCGTACACGCGCGGCGTGCAACCCAGCGTGTACCGCGGGAAACTGTGGACCATGCGGATGTTCGCGGGCTTCGGCAGTGCCGAGCAGACCAACGAACGCTTCCATGCGCTGCTGAAGGCCGGTCAGACGGGCCTGAGCACTGCCTTCGACCTGCCCACCCTGATGGGCTACGACAGCGACCACCCCTTCAGCAAGGGCGAGGTCGGGAAGTGCGGCGTGGCCGTCAGCAGCCTCGCGGACATGGAGATCCTGTTCCAGGGGATCGACCCCACGCAGGTCACGACGTCCATGACCATCAACAGCCCCGCGAACGCCATCTGGGCGATGTACATCGCCAACGCGCAGAAGCAGGGCAAGGACCTGGGGCAGGTGGGCGGCACCATCCAGAACGACATCCTGAAGGAATTCATCGCGCAGAAGGAATTCATCTACCCGCCCGCGCCCAGCGTGAAACTGGTCATCGACACCTTCGAGTGGGGCCCGAAGGTCCTGCCCAAGTGGAACTTCATCAGCGTGTCCGGGTACCACATCCGCGAGGCCGGAGCGACCGGCGTGCAGGAACTCGCGTTCACCCTCGCCGACGGCTTCCACTACGTGGAGAAGGCGCTGGAACGGGGCCTGAACATCGACGAGTTCGCGCCGCGCATCAGCTTCTTCTGGGACATCCACAACGACTTCTTCGAGGAGATCGCCAAGCTCCGCGCCGCGCGGCGCATCTGGGCACGGCAGATGCGTGACCACTACGGCGCGAAGAACCCCCGCTCCTGGATGCTCCGCACGCACTCCCAGACGGCCGGGGTGTCCCTGCCCGCGCAGCAGCCGCTGAACAACATCGCCCGCGTCGCCATCCAGGCGCTGGCGGCCGTGCTGGGCGGCACGCAGAGCCTCCACACCGACTCCTTCGACGAGGCGCTGGCCCTGCCCACCGAGGAAGCCGCGACCATCGCCCTGCGCACCCAGCAGATCATCGCCTACGAGACCGGCGTGGCGGGCGTCGTGGACCCCCTGGCGGGCAGCTACTACGTCGAGAAACTCACCGACGACATCGAGGCCGCCGCGATGGGCTACATCGAGCAGATCCGCCTGATGGGCGGCGTGGAGGCCGGGATCGACAGCGGGTTCTTCCAGCTGGAGATGGCCGAGGCCGCCTACCGCTACCAGCGCGAGGTCGAGTCCAGAGACCGCATCGTGGTCGGCGTGAACGACTTCGTGCAGGACGCCGTCGAGGTGCCCATCCAGCTGATCGACCCGCAGGTCGAGCGGGTGCAGGAGGCCCGGCTGGCGCAGGTGCGCCGCGAACGCGACCCGCAGCGCGTGCAGGCCGCGCTGGACGCCCTGCGCGACACGGCCGTGACCGGCGCGAACTCCATGCCCGCCTTCCTGGAGTGCGCGCACGCGTACTGCACGCTGGGCGAGCAGATGGACATCCTGAAGACCGTGTACGGCGAGTACGTGGAACCCGCCATCGTCTGA
- a CDS encoding diacylglycerol/lipid kinase family protein has product MSDASLRAADFPELAVVLNPNAGGGLAAREWPRLRAELERRGLQHTLIQEENAALALARVQALPAGTALMAVGGDGTVGALLPAVVDTGRPLAILPLGTGNDFAGLLGLKPGAFGEALDRLAFTPRAVDALTVRAYHADGRVTERTLLNGLGMGFDADVTTNMDRVPPRVRGFARYAWSAVATLKDLTLADVTVAADGVTLYAGPSPIVAVMNGTRYGGGFLISPQSDVRDGLLNVVVGGPMTRLQLSGLLARVLRGTHLGHPLAHHAAARQVSVRWSRPIRAHLDGDLSAPVTRLEAEVRPGAVRLLNA; this is encoded by the coding sequence GTGAGTGACGCTTCTCTCCGCGCGGCGGACTTTCCGGAACTGGCTGTCGTCCTGAACCCGAATGCGGGGGGTGGACTGGCGGCGCGGGAGTGGCCGCGCCTGCGGGCGGAACTGGAGCGGCGCGGGCTGCAGCACACCCTGATTCAGGAGGAGAACGCCGCACTGGCCCTGGCGCGGGTGCAGGCCCTCCCGGCGGGCACGGCGCTGATGGCGGTGGGGGGGGACGGCACGGTGGGGGCGCTGCTGCCCGCCGTGGTGGACACCGGGCGGCCCCTGGCGATCCTGCCGCTGGGCACCGGGAACGACTTCGCGGGCCTGCTGGGCCTGAAACCCGGCGCGTTCGGCGAGGCGCTGGACCGGCTGGCGTTCACGCCGCGCGCCGTGGACGCCCTGACCGTACGGGCGTACCACGCGGACGGCCGCGTGACGGAACGGACGCTGCTGAACGGCCTGGGCATGGGCTTCGACGCGGACGTCACGACGAACATGGACCGCGTGCCGCCACGCGTGCGGGGCTTCGCCCGCTACGCCTGGTCGGCGGTGGCGACCCTGAAGGACCTGACGCTGGCCGACGTCACCGTGGCCGCGGACGGGGTGACGCTGTACGCGGGGCCCAGCCCGATCGTGGCGGTCATGAACGGCACCCGCTACGGCGGCGGGTTCCTGATCAGCCCCCAGTCGGACGTGCGTGACGGCCTGCTGAACGTGGTCGTGGGCGGCCCCATGACCCGCCTGCAACTGAGCGGACTGCTGGCACGCGTCCTGCGCGGCACGCACCTGGGCCACCCGCTGGCGCACCACGCGGCGGCGCGGCAGGTCTCGGTCCGCTGGAGCCGCCCCATCCGCGCGCATCTCGACGGTGACCTGAGCGCCCCCGTCACCCGAC